The nucleotide sequence GTCGCAGGTGGTGCAGTTGCGGGTGCCGTAGGCGCACTCGGACTCGGTGGCGGTGTTGCCGTCGTCGCAGACCTCGCTGGCGTCGTTCCGGGCGCCGTCACCGCAGTAGCGCCCGGTGAGGGGCAGGGGCGCGGTGCAGGCGGCGTTGCAGCGGGTGCAGGTGCGGGTGCCGTACGGGCACTCGTTCTCAGAGAAGCGGTTGCCGTCGTCGCACGCCTCGAGGTCCGGCCCCTGGGTGTCCACGAAGTTGTCGCCGCAGGTGTTGCGCACGCAGGTGGCCAGGCAGTCGTCCTCCTCGGTGGCGTTGCCGTCGTCGCACTCCTCGCGCGCGGCCGTGTTGCGCCGGCCGTCACCGCAGAAGGCCGGGGTGCAGTCGGAGTCGCAGAAGGAGGACTCGCCGCCGGAGTCGCAGGCCTCGCTGGCGTCCGTGTTGAGCAGGCCGTCTCCGCACAGGGGCGTGGTGCAGTCGGAGTCGCAGGTGCCGGAGTTTCCGCCGGTGTCGCACTGCTCGCCGCGCGCGGGGTTGCGGTAGCGGTCTCCGCAGAAGGCGATGCTGCAGTCGCCGTCGCAGTTGGCGGTGTCCGTCGCGCCCGGGTTGTCACACTGCTCGCTGGCGCTGACGTTCACGAAGCCATCGCCGCAGGCGTGCGCGGTGCAGTTGGCGTTGCACTCCGGGGACTCGCCCGCGGCATCGCACTGCTCCAGGCCGGGGGACTGGCGGTCCGTCACGCCGTCGCCGCAGCGGGGCAGCTTGCAGTTGCGCAGGCAGTTGTCGGTGTCGATGTTGTTGCCGTCGTCGCACTCCTCGTCCAGGTCGCGCACGCCGTTGCCGCAGCCCTCGCCCGAGCGGCAGTCGGAGCTGCAGCCGTCGCCGTCCGCGGAGTTGCCGTCGTCGCACAGTTCGCCGGCGGCGGTGTCCAGGATGGCGTTGCCGCAGGACTCGTCGGAGCGGCAGTCGGAGCTGCAGCCGTCGGCGTTCACGTTGTTGCCGTCGTCGCACTTCTCGCCGCCCGCGACGTCCACGACACCGTTGCCGCAGGACTCCTCGGAGCGGCAGTCACCGCTGCACCCGTCGCCGCTCTCGTTGTTGCCGTCGTCGCACTTCTCGCCCTTCGACGTGTCGACGTAGCGGTTGCCGCAGAACTCGGTGGAGAGGCAGTCCGCGCTGCACCCGTCGCCCGAGCGCGAGTTGCCGTCATCGCACTTCTCGCCGACGGCGCTGTCCACCGTCGCGTTGGCGCACAGCTCGTTGGAGCGGCAGTCCGCGCTGCAGCCGTCCTCGTTCCGGGTGTTGCCGTCGTCGCAGACCTCGCCGGCCGCGACGTCCACGGTGCCGTTGCCGCAGGACTCGTTGGACGCGCAGTCGGCGCTACAGCCGTCGCCCTCGCGGACGTTGCCGTCGTCACAGTCTTCGGCGGCCTGGATGACGCCGTCGCCGCAGGAAGTCCGGATGCAGATGTCCTGGTTCGCGGCGCACTGCTGGCCGGAGGGACAGACGAGCCCGGAGGGGCACGTCACGCTCTCCGGCTGCACGCAGGCGAAGAGCGGCATGGCCAGCGCGAGCAGCAGGAGCAGGGAAGGGGAAGAGAGACGTCGCATGGGGAATCTCAGAAGCGGAACGTCGCGGAGGCGCCACCGCCGCCAGCGCCGAGGTAGGGGGTGACGCTCGCCGTGGACTTCGGAGCCTTCGCGGCCTCGGACGGGTCGACCTGGATGGGCTGGAGCCGGTTGAGGTAGACGAGCACCGCGCCCGTCACCACCGCCGCGCCGCCGACGGCGTACGCGGCGAAGGCCCCTGTCTGCAGGGTGTCTCCCCGGGAACGATGGTCGGCGACGGCCGGCTCCGGCACGCAGCCGCCACAGCTGGCGATGGCGGTGTCGAACTTCTCGAAGTCACTGCGCGCCCCCGAGTGCAGCAGCACGCCGCCGGCCGCGAGCGCCACGCCGGTGCCCACCACCGCCCACGGCTTCCACGCGGACCACTTCCTCCGGTACTGGATGAGGTCGTCCGACGTGAACAGGCGCAGGTCCAGCGACGTCCGCTCGCCCGGGGAGAGGGTGCGGCTCTGGTCCTGCGTGAGGTAGCCCTCGCCGGTGGCGACGAGCGTGTGCGGTCCGGCGCGCACCCACCCCTCGAAGCGGCCCGGGCCCACGAACAGGGGCCGGCCGTCCATCACCACGGACGCGCCCGGCGTCTCGCAGGTGATCTCCAGCCGCGCCAGCTGCTTCTCCACCAGCGTCTTGTACGCGCGGGCGTTCTCCAGCTTCTCCGTGTCCAGGGGCGCCGCGCCGTAGCGCATCGCCGCCTCCAGGTGCTGGTGGACCTCGATGGGCTGGTCCAGGTTCAGCAGCGCCAGCGCCAGGTTGTAGTGGATGGCCGGATGGTCCCAGTGCGTGAGCGCCTGCCGGTACTGCTCCGCCGCCTTCGGGAACAGCGACTCCTTCAGGAGCGTGTTGGCCGTGCGGAACAGGTCGATGGCGAGCTGCTGCCGCTGC is from Pyxidicoccus xibeiensis and encodes:
- a CDS encoding DUF4215 domain-containing protein — protein: MRRLSSPSLLLLLALAMPLFACVQPESVTCPSGLVCPSGQQCAANQDICIRTSCGDGVIQAAEDCDDGNVREGDGCSADCASNESCGNGTVDVAAGEVCDDGNTRNEDGCSADCRSNELCANATVDSAVGEKCDDGNSRSGDGCSADCLSTEFCGNRYVDTSKGEKCDDGNNESGDGCSGDCRSEESCGNGVVDVAGGEKCDDGNNVNADGCSSDCRSDESCGNAILDTAAGELCDDGNSADGDGCSSDCRSGEGCGNGVRDLDEECDDGNNIDTDNCLRNCKLPRCGDGVTDRQSPGLEQCDAAGESPECNANCTAHACGDGFVNVSASEQCDNPGATDTANCDGDCSIAFCGDRYRNPARGEQCDTGGNSGTCDSDCTTPLCGDGLLNTDASEACDSGGESSFCDSDCTPAFCGDGRRNTAAREECDDGNATEEDDCLATCVRNTCGDNFVDTQGPDLEACDDGNRFSENECPYGTRTCTRCNAACTAPLPLTGRYCGDGARNDASEVCDDGNTATESECAYGTRNCTTCDATCATALTLTGRYCGDGARNDASEVCDDGNTATESECQYGTESCTLCDSACANPLPLAGRFCGDGSQNDARERCDDGNKVTETECAYGTRNCQACDATCTASLNLTGRYCGDGSLNHPSEVCDDGNTTTETSCQYGDRTCMVCNATCTELVPRTGPFCGDGFQAPNEACDDGNNVTETTCDYGTQSCVGCNATCTGVLSLTGPTCGDRIRNGNEVCDDGNTTTEDSCPYGTAECTLCRSDCMEELELTGPVCGDGFKSSVEVCDDGNVVTETSCDYGTRSCTGCNATCTGEVSLSGAYCGDGSRNHPSEACDDGNGIEETECPYGQQTCMLCKADCSDTLALTGPHCGDGELNGGEACDDGNADACGACSLTCSRTQLAPARGRIRAVASSEIRDGEVFFISDGINSFTVFELDRGTNHNPAHIRVAIGTSSTESQVAQAIATAVLSAPNLDITATATAGSRTVELVNDLNGSHGNQTIVEGVQSPRFAVENMSGGAGQDCLEGTRCTQDVDCAHGLECADSGLCAVAPP
- a CDS encoding peptidase associated/transthyretin-like domain-containing protein is translated as MLMKSSTIGLVLSLALLAPWTAPSASAQDAASPTTATGKKRMRKAAKVSPAPKAPKAPKLGKKRPVKTPASPDAASATAKTKTKTKRLKKGAAVEPVVAEPVDVPAAVEPSPATVATPAPAEAEPTERTSSVVLSGDERPWARGVSQQRQQLAIDLFRTANTLLKESLFPKAAEQYRQALTHWDHPAIHYNLALALLNLDQPIEVHQHLEAAMRYGAAPLDTEKLENARAYKTLVEKQLARLEITCETPGASVVMDGRPLFVGPGRFEGWVRAGPHTLVATGEGYLTQDQSRTLSPGERTSLDLRLFTSDDLIQYRRKWSAWKPWAVVGTGVALAAGGVLLHSGARSDFEKFDTAIASCGGCVPEPAVADHRSRGDTLQTGAFAAYAVGGAAVVTGAVLVYLNRLQPIQVDPSEAAKAPKSTASVTPYLGAGGGGASATFRF